The Pleurodeles waltl isolate 20211129_DDA chromosome 7, aPleWal1.hap1.20221129, whole genome shotgun sequence genome includes a region encoding these proteins:
- the LOC138303742 gene encoding vesicle-associated membrane protein 1-like has product MSDPPAAAPAPGGPEAPSGPPPGPPNLSSNRRLQQTQAQVEEVKGILQVNLEKVLERDAKLSELDDRADALRDGASQFESSAAKLKSKYWWKNCKMMIIMGAICALVVVVIIVYFFT; this is encoded by the exons GTCTGATCCACCTGCTGCCGCCCCAGCACCTGGAGGTCCCGAAGCTCCTTCAGGTCCCCCACCTGGCCCTCCCAACCTGTCCAGTAACAGGCGACTGCAGCAAACACAGGCACAGGTAGAAGAG GTGAAGGGCATCCTTCAAGTAAACCTGGAGAAAGTCCTGGAGAGAGATGCAAAGCTCTCGGAGCTGGATGACCGGGCTGACGCTCTGAGGGACGGGGCCTCGCAATTTGAGAGCAGCGCTGCCAAACTAAAAAGCAAATACTGGTGGAAAAACTGCAAG ATGATGATTATAATGGGAGCAATTTGTGCCCTTGTGGTGGTGGTGATAATAG TATACTTTTTCACTTGA